Below is a window of Fibrobacter sp. UWB11 DNA.
GCTTCAGAAACGATATGGTTCTTCGGGAGGAGGACGCTTTGAAATTCAAAAACCCGGAGGATGCCCGGCCGGTATTTCAGATGCTGCTTCTGATGGGCGAGGGATATGCGGCCCGGTACCGTGGGGCAAATGCTTTTGACTTTGAGACCGTCATGGATGATTTTGAGAAGAACATCGCAATTCTGCGGAAAAATTTTTATAAGGAGGAGTATCTGAAATGAGCGAGCCAATCATTGTTTTGGAAAAGCTGACCAAGCACTATGGGAAACATCGGGGAATTGACGGACTTAGCTTCTCTGTTGACCAGGGCGAGTTTTTCGGCTTCATTGGCCCAAACGGTGCGGGAAAATCCACCACCATCCGCACCCTGATGGGCCTGATCCATCCCAGCGGCGGCAGCGCATCTATTTTCGGCCTGGACTGCCAGACCAAGGCCAGTGTCATTGCCAGAGATGTGGGCTATCTTCCCAGCGAAAACAGCTATTATGAAAACATGAAGGTGCGGGAACTGCTGCAATACAGCGCAGACCTGTACGGCATGAATTGCGAAACGAAAATGTATGAGCTCTCCGAGCGCCTCAATCTGGATCTGACCCGGAAAATCGCAGACCTGTCTCTGGGCAACAAGAAGAAGGTGGGGATCGTGTCTGCCGTCATGACCTCGCCCAAGCTGCTGATCATGGACGAACCCACCAGCGGCTTAGACCCGTTGATCCAGCAGGCTTTCTACGATATTCTGAAGGAGGAGAACAGCCGGGGAACCACCATTTTCTTCTCCTCCCATGTCCTCAGTGAGGTGCAGAAGCTGTGTGACCGGGTGGCGATCTTAAAAGAGGGCAAGCTCGTGGGCATTCAGTCCATCCGAGAGCTGCGGGAAAGCGGCTATAAAAAGGTCAGCCTTACCGCTGAAACGGCCATCCCCCGTGAGTTCTGGGGCCTGCCCGGCATTGCCAACTACACCGAGAGTCCTGACAAGACCTCTGTTTCCTTTGTGTATAACGGCAATATCACGGCGATCATTGACAAGCTTCACCTGCTGCATTTGGACGATGTGCTTTTGGAAGAACCCTCTTTGGAGGAGATCTTCCTGCACTACTATGCGTAAGGAGGTGTCAGGCATGGTCATTTTGAAATATGAACTGAGAAGGCATCGAACCTATATCCTGGGCTGGGCCATCGCCTTGGCTGCGTGCATCTTTTTCATGACACCGACTTATTACAGCTTTCTGGATGCGGCCTCCGTGGAACTCTTTGAAACCATGGGCACCACGGACTTTTACAGGAGCGTCGGCGTATCGATGGAATACCTGACCTCTCCGCTGGGTATTTACGGGTTCCTGACCAGCTTTTTCATGATTGCCTCCGGCGTTTTCGGGATGCACTTCGGCATTTCCATTCACACCAGAGAATGTACGGAAGGAACCTCGGAATACCTGTTTACAAAGCCCTTTCCCCGGAAAGCAATTTATTGGGCAAAGGCATGGACGGTGTTTGTCGGCGTGGCGATCGTGGGTGCGGCGTATCTGCTGGCTTCCCTTTTCGCCATGGCAACATTCCGTTCCGGAACTCCTTGGGGAGAGTTTTTCCTGATTGCCCTGTCCCTGACCCTTGTGACGCTGTTCTTCGCTGCAATGGGGCTGATGGTGGGAGTTTTGTTTTCCCGCAACCGCAGTCCGCTGCTGACTGCCGGTTTGGTTGTGTTCGTTGAGTATTGCATTACCAGCTTCTCCAACATCGTCAGTAACCGGGCTATCAGTTTTCTGTCTCCCTACTCGTTCTTCGGAGCCGCCGAGATCTCCAAAGCCGGCTTCTATGACCTCCGGTATCTTGGGTGGTGCGTGCTGCTGTTTGCCTTGTTTTTGGTGCTTTCTTACGGTGTCTTTCTGAAAAAAGACATTCAGTTCCGCAGCTAAGGAGGTGTGAACATGAAAACATTGATTAAAAATGAATTCCGCCAAACCAGAAGACTTTTGCTGATCTGGCTGGGAATCATGCTGCTTCTGTGCGGTTTCTGCTATTTTGAGCTTCTGTCCCTACGGGACAGTCTGGATGAAATGGCAGCGATGGTCAGCCAATTTCCGAGACTGATCATGATCATGTTCGGAGTCAAAGGCGACTTGACGACATCCACCGGCTGGTATGTGTGCATCTATTTCTGGGAGGGACTGCTGGCGTTTCCTTATGCCATGTCTTTGGGACTGTCCTGTGTGGCAAGGGAAAAGAAATTCGGAACATCGGAATACCTGTTCACAAAGCCTGTGAAGCGGAAAACCATTGTTCTGGCGAAGGTGATCGTTTCGGCAGTGAACCTGCTGGTGTTCGCCCTGTTCAGCGGCGTGTGTAATTATTTCACGATCGTTCTTCCTTTGGGCGGTCTGGATCAGCCGGGAGCGGTGCTTTCCACAACGATGGGAATGTTCTTTACCCAGACTCTCTTTTTTGCCCTGGGTCTGCTGTTTTCCAGTGTGCTTCGATCCTATAAGGCTGCGGTGCGGACAGGAACAATTTCCATGCTGGCTGCCTATGGGTTGGCCTTTACTGCCGAGTACACAGGAAATCATTTCCTGGACTACCTGACCCCATTGCGTTATTTTGATGTGTACGAGGTAGCACTGCACGGTTTCCACCTTCCCTATCTCGTCTTAACGATCGTTGTGGCAGGTATTTGTGTCGCAGCTGCCCTGGATCAGTGGAAACGGCGGGAATTGTGATGTTACATGAATCGTGTATCTTGAAAACAGCAGCTAACGATATATGGAGGAAATATTTATGTTACGGCCAAAAGAAATAGTATGTAAATGGGTAGATGCCTTTAACAACCATGATGTAGAGGCAATTATGAGCTTGTACCATGATAACGCAACCAATCATCAGGTGACCAATGATCCCGTGATTGGGATAGATGCAATCCGTGAAATGTTTACAGCAGAATTTGCCACTGCCGATATGACTGCCATTGTAGAGAATATCTTTGAAGATGGACAGTGGGCGATTTTAGAATGGAAGGACCCTCTGGGACTGCGGGGATGCGGCTTCTTCCATGTTGTGAATGGTAAAATTCTGTTTCAGAGAGGATATTGGGATAAGCTGTCTTTTCTGAAGCAGCATAATTTGCCTATTGAATCGTTGTGAAAAGGTGAACAGAGCACGAAGTTGAAGGAAGGGCGAAAATGGAGCGAGGAAGAATTATTGTAATTACAGGCCCTCCGGGAACTGGAAAATCGACAGTATGGATGCCATGGAAGGAATATTCTTCTTCGTCGATGCGGGCGGCTTCCTGAAGCCAAACATACAGGTCGTTGCTCTCTGGGTTACAAGGAAGCTCTGAACCACGCCTCTGACGATACAATGCGTACAAGAGAAAAGAGGGAAAGACCGCTGACAGCATTAAAAAAGATGCAATTTTTTCACAGCATACTTTCCGAACCATGTGTGGTGTATGGCACCGCATTTCTCAGCAACACAATATACCAAGTTCGAGGCGGAGAGTCTATTGAAATAAAAAAATCCGAGGAAGAGAATATCTCTCTGCCTCGGATTTTTCGTTTCATCCCTCAATCGGCTGGTGTAGTACCTTCAATTTCAAGATGTCCCTGTGCGGACACGCCCTTCGGTTGTCGCTTTTGATTACAGCAAAAAAATGATAGAATTGGCTAAAAGACGGCAATCACAATATGCAAAACAAATTGAATTTTGTGTGGCGGATGCGACCGATAGAAAAAGTATATTAGAATTAAAAAGAAATCGAGCCTTTACGAAAGCAGTTTCTAATATGGCAATTATGGATATTACGGATATTGAACCACTTCTTATGGCTGTTTATGAACTGTTGCAGGAAAGCGGAATTTTTGTCTTTGCAACGCAACACCCTTGTTTTGTCACGTTGACTGAAAAATATATGACACCGCACAGTTACTATGATATAGCGATTGAAGGGCAACCGAAAGAGCAGATTTATTATCATCGTTCCATACAAGGTATATATGGATAAAGACTTGGAAAAGCTCATGGAAAAATATAACGTTCCATGCAAAGTCAAGAAAGTCAAAAAGCAAACTTTAGACTTGAATCCTCAAGATAAAGTCATTGACTGCGATTATGTTGACCCGGCTGGTTTTCCCCATTGGGACAAAGATTAAATCTTGAATGTCATAAAGGCCCTTTATGCTAAAGAAATTTCTTTCAGTGTATCTCCTTTTATCTGCTTGTCTTTATGCAACGGATTATGAGTGCATAGAGCTTTATGGAGATTATAGAGTTGTAATTGAAGGGACTAAAAATACAGCGAATCAAGTCAGTACAAAACGTTATTCAAGCTATAAATCCTGCAATCGTGATTTGGAAAATTACCTAAATGGTAAAAAGACTCCTATCGCATACGAGTGCATAGAACTTTATGGGGATTACAGAGTCGTGCTCGAAGGAACTAAAAATCCAGCAAATCAAGTTAGCTCAAAACGCTACTCAAGCTATAAATCCTGCAATCGCGATTTGGATAATTACCTAAATGGTAAAAAGACTCCCGTTGAATATGAGTGCATAGAACTTTACGGGGATTTTAGAGTTGTGCTTGCGGGAACTAAAAATCCGGCAAATCAAGTTAGTTCAAAACGTTATTCAAACTATAAATCCTGCAATCGCGATTTGGATAATTACTTAAATGGCAAAAAGACTCCCGTTGAATACGAGTGCATAGAACTTTATGGAGATTTTAGAGTCGTGCTTGCGGGAACTAAAAATCCGGCAAATCAAGTTAGCTCGAAACGCTACTCAAACTATAAATCCTGCAATCGCGATTTGGATAATTACTTAAATGGCAAAAAGACTCCTGTTGCATACGAGTGCATAGAACTTTATGGGGATTACAGAGTCGTGCTCGAAGGAACTAAAAATCCAGCAAATCAAGTTAGCTCATTGCGTTATACCAGCTATGGGTCTTGCAATAAAGCCTTGAATGAATACTTGTCTAAGCAAAGACAATAATCTGCAACTAGAGCTTCTCCAGCTTGCCGTTTTTTATGTAAAAAACCTCTGTTCCGATGGATTTCCACTTTTGGGCGAAGCCTAGATACTTGGACTTCGCCTTTTCTGTTAGGTCGTAAGGGAACGTCAGCGACTCCACGCAATCGACCGTCACATCGCCGTGAAATTGCAGTTCAAGATAGCTGCTGATGTTGTCGCTGCGGAATTTCGTCATGTCGTTCGTCTGCGTTCCCTTCACTGGCAGCTTGCTTTCATACATGTCGTCGTAGGAAACCGCTTTCGGGTCGGTGACGAGACTGGGCTGGTATCTTTCGCTTAGGCTGTCGCCAGCCGTCCATGTGCAGGTCACTTTGTCCTTCTTGAAACGTACCGCGACATTTCCGTATTGGGTGGCGCGGTTGTGCGTCGTCGCCTCACGTAGCTTGTCATGGTCGAGAAGGTTGCCGTACTTTTCGTACTGCGAGATATTGAGCTGGTTCGCCTTTTCCGTTGAACCCAGGTCAAAGAGCTTGTGTGCTGCGGATAGTCTCAAATGGCTCTGCTTGATTGAACCGTCCGCGTTTAGCGACGGGCCGCTATACCCGCCGGAGCTTCCTGTCTCGAAGGTGTTTTTGAAATGGCTGTTGAAAACCTTTTCAAGCAGGTCGTCTTCTATGTGCATCCCCAAGTCGTGCTTCTGGAACAGCTCGCGCATCGTCGCCTCGATTTCTGCGGCGTGTTTCTTTGTCGCCGAGCCGTAGTAATGTCCCTTCTTATATTTCTCGATGGCTGTATCAAGGTGTCCGAGCGTGGGAGGCAACTTGTCGCCCTTGAGGGCGCGAAGGTCGTCGATGCTGATGTTTGTCGAGAACGGGACGCTTGAGCCGGACTTGATGCCAGCCTTGATTTTCTTGAGGCGTTCGAGTCCTTCCTTGTATTCGATTTCCTTCCTTCTCGTTTCCGCTTTCTTGAGCAGTTCCTTGATTTCCGTTTTCGCGGCGTTGTCGCCCTTGGCGATAAGCGCGTCCATTTCGGTCGTGAGCTTCTTGAGGACTGCGGACTTGGGGTGGTTCTTGAGGAATATCTTGATGGAGTCCACGCGGCCAAGTTCCGTTTCCCAGTCGATGAGGCGTTCCACTTCGGCGAGAGCTTTCTTGTAAGCATCCTGTGCCACCTTCCAGCTTGCATACTTCTTGTGTTTTTCAACCCAGTCGATTTCAAATTCCAGGTCGTGCTTTTTGCCAGCGAGCGAGCTGCCCATGCCGTCGAGCTTCTTTCTTACGGATTCGTTGACGGTGATGGCGGTTGAATAGTCGAAGTCCCTTGCCGCCTGGAACGGGTCTGCAAGGTACGTGCAGCCCTTCAATGTGTCCAGACTCGTTTCGAGCTTTCGGGAGAGCTTTTTCATGTCGCTGTACGCCTGTTTGCCGCCCTTCTGCAAGGCTTTTTCCAGTTCGCCCATTTCGGGTAGGCCCTTGATGCCGTTCGCGTCCTGCAAAAGCCTGTGCGCTGTCTGTCGCGTATCGAGCCTTTCCTGCAATTCCTTGCGAATTGCTGCGATTTCCTGCGAAGTCCTGCGGGAATGTCGCTGTTCGGCGGCTTCCTTGAGCCTGCGCCTTGACTTGCGTTCGTCCCAGCGTTTCTGAATGTCCGCGATTTCCTCGGCGCTTCGGACATGGCGCTTTTCTGCCGCCTGTTCCAGCCTTTGACGGCTCAAAAGCTGCATTTGCTCGTTTTTGAGCTGTTGCAGCTGTTTTTCCTGCTCGGCGATAGATTGTTCCACCTTGTGAAGGTTTTCGCCCGTAGAAGCCTCTGTACGCTGTTCTGCGCCCTTTTCCTGTTCGGGACGTTCCTTGACCTCGTATTTTCCGTCGATTTCGGGGTCCCAGGCGACCATGGAGCAGCGGCACTGAAAATCCTCGCCCGGATTTCCGTGGAACATCGAGGCGGTTCTTTCCTTTTCGACCAGTCCGTCGGGCGTTTCCTCGTAATAGACATTCGGATTGTCCAGGCTACAGATGAGACCGTTCAGATGTGTGTGCGTTTCCCTGTCGCGACCATCCAAGGTCGTGAGCCATACATAGTAGCGGATGCCCAGCTGCTTGTACGTCGAAATGCTCGCGGCGGAATTGAGCTTGGCGGTCTCGGTTCTCGCGATGAGTTCTGCACGGTGTTTCGTTTCGGCGGGGAGCTTGGCACGGATGGCCGCTTCCAGTTCCCTCTTGTTCCAGCCCTTCATCTTCGCCTCGGTGGCGATGCGGGAAATGTCCGCCTTGGCGTCGCTCTCCGCACTGATGCAGAGTTGCTGGAAGTTCTTCTTCCAGGCTTCGAAAATCTCGTCTTTCGCTGGTGGCGGGAAATAGGGCTGTCCGACGGTCATTTTGGCGTACTCGCTGAAATTCCAGCCGTTCTTGACGCCGACTGCATCGGCAAGCGAGGAAACCTTCTTGACAAATTCGGGGGGCAGCTCCGCAGCGGCTTTCGTCAGGTCGTCAATGTCGTCCGTGAAGCCCCGGAGTGCAAGCTGGATATTTTCTTCCAGGGCGCGGAGAAATTCTTCCCGCGTTGCGCGTTCAAGGTCCGCCTCGATGGCGCTGGGATAGAACTGGTGCGCGTTGAACACGGGCCTGCGTCCGCGTTTCTTCTGTCCGAGCCGTTCCACGTTCTTGACGAAATTTACGAAGCTGCCAGCCATGTTCTAGTCCTTTACGGAAATGTCCCAGGAATGTCCGTTCTTGAAGATTCCCTCGCGGATGCTCTGCTCGTCTATCGCTCCCATCTGATAGTAGATGTTGAGCATTTCCGCCTGCATCTTCATCGCTTCGAGTTTTTCTTTTACGGACATTGTGGTAACGGCGCCCCATTCAAATTCCGAACAGACGATGCCGCAGTTCCTTTCAGAAAGGTCGGCAATGAGAGAACAGGCGGGGCGGTAGATGTAGCGGGAACGCCAGCTTTCCACAAGTTCCGCGTATGCCTTGGAGTCGCCCTCGTTCGTCTGGGCGAGTCCAGTCGCGCTTTGGCCGAAAAGGATGCTCACGGGGATTCTCGAATCTGCGCAGACGAGGTTCATCGCCTTTTGGAGAACTTCGGGCAGTCCCGAAAAGTTGTGGCTTAGGATTTGAAATTTGTCGTTCGCGCCGGAGAATACGCCACGGAATGAACTCATGGAAACCTTTACGAGGCTTATGAGCTGCTGTGCGTCCTGTATTCCGCAGTCGGGCTTTGAAAGCATTTCGTTGAAGCCCTCAAGCGAGAAAAGCATCACTCCCGTTTCCGTCGCCATGTTGACGATGGACGCGATGACGTTCGCGAGGTTCTTCAAGCTCTGTTCGCACGCTTTCAGCGCAGGCATACCGAAGAACCTTTCCCTTATGGGTGTTCCCTGGAGAATGTCGGGGACAATTTTTCCGTGAATGACCGTGCAGCGCGACGGGTGTATTTCGATGCGCTTGTTATCAAGAAGGACGACTCGGTAAACCTTGGGCGTGTCGCCTTGGAAATCCGTGGGCTGGAACTCCACCTTGCCAGCGCTGTAAACCCGGTATTGCGAAATCTTGCGATTTGAAGGTGCCGGGCGCTTGAGTTGTTCGATGTCGTACTCGTTTTCGTATTCCGAGACAATCAGGGCGCCTCCCGTGAGACGCTGGTATTCGCCAGCGAGCTGTAGCGCCTCGAAAAGCCCGACGGCGGAAGCCTCCTTGAATACCTTGCCCGAACTGTCGCCAGTGATGGTGACGGGTTCCTTGAAAGCCGTTTCGGGGACGCACTCGACAATTCGTGCGGCGATGCCGTCCTGCACCTTTATACGCGCAAGTTCGACAATATCCGTTCCCGCATAGGGATTGACGAAAGTGTTTTCCGTCTTGTCGGTGTCCCTGCGGCCCATTCCCGTTACGAAATTGCCGTAGGCGCCGTCCCTTATCTTTGCAGTTTCCATGATTCATTCTCCTTTTAGATGAAGCTGATAAGGCCCGTCCCCATACCAGTTGCCAAGTAGTTGAGAGCCTGCGTGGTGGAATCCACGCGGTCATCGTGCGGAGCGCTTGGAAAAGAAACCAGTTCGTCGATGTAGTCGCGAACCCAGGGATGTTCTGCATCCTGCTTGGGTATATAGACGTTTCCCGCCTCGAACAGCGGGCTTACCGCAAAGGCTCGCGCTTCCTTTGAACCTTGCGGCGTGAAGGGAACGATGCCGCTAATCTTGTTGCGCAACGCGCTTATGATTGCGGGGCCGTTCGCCTTGTCTTCAATGATTTTTCGGATTGCCTTGGGGTGCTTCTCGCTCATGCGCTGGAAAGCCCGGATGCTCGAAACAAAGTCCATCTTGGCACATACGCAGTCAATGAGGTAGAAACGCGCCCCGACCTTTCCCCAGACTGTTCCCGCTACGTTGTCGCTGGATGCGCTGTCCGTGAAGGTGAAGTCCCAGCTTTGTATAATCTTGTCGAAAACCTTGGGCAAGATTTCGTACTGTTGCAGCCATTCGCGCTTGATGATGCTTCCGCCGACTGGTGCGGGGTGCTGCTGGTAGAGTGCGTTCCAGTCGTAGCTTCCCACGTTGATGCGGATTTTTTCGAGCATTTCAAGCGGGTATCTTTCCGGGTGCAGCGCCTCGCCAATTTTGCGGTGTGGTTCGTCCTTCTCGGCAATCGCTGGATAGTTTATGACCGTCCACTGGTCGCCATCGCCCTGTTTCATTGCGTTGAGCAGGCGCCCCGCAAGGTCGTCTTCATGCCAGCGCGTAAGCGTGACGAGTACGCCTCCGCCCGGAGAAAGTCGCGTGTATGCGGTGGATGTGTACCAGTCCCAAATCCTGTCACGTATGGTGATGCTGTTCGCTTCCTGTCTGTCTTTCAGCGGGTCGTCGATGCCGAGGATTTCGCAGCCCATACCCGTGATACTTCCGCCGATACCCGTGCTTCTGAAACTGCCTTTCCTGTTGGGGATTTCGATTAGGTTTGTCGAGCGCGTGTACTTGCTTCCTCGCGGCGGCAAGGTCGTTCGCGGAAATATGCGGTGGTATTCGTTGCTTTCCATGATGCGCTGCACGTCCTTGTTTACGCGCCTGGAAAGTCCGTCGCTATAGCTGCACGCCATGAAGGAGATGTCGGGATTTACGCCGAAGCACCACGCCGGAAAATGCTTGCTTACAAGTTGGCTCTTGCCATGTCGCGGCGGCATGGTGAGAATGAGACGGGGACTCTTGCGTTCCATTACGTCGGTGTAGAAACGCATGAGGCGTGCGCAGATTTCACGGTGGACCCACCCGATGCTGTAATTCGGCATCGTCGCCTTTACAAAGGCAAGAAGGTTTGTCCTTGCAAGCTGTTCAATCTGTGGTGTCATTCTCGTAAATGCCAAGTTCCCGCGCCTGCCTCTTTATCTCGCTCAATTCGTCGGGCGTGGGGATTTCTCCGTTTGTGTCGATGTTTACTGCGTCGGGGTTGTCAACCATCCTGTCGAGCATCTTGCGCTTTGCGCGTGTCAGCTTGGAATCTTCCGTTTCCTCCGCTATGTCGAACACGAAACGCGCCGCCTTGATGTTGCCGGAAAGAGCCATGCCACTCATAACTGAAATGATTGCAGCGCGAAGCTCGATGGGCTTCTCCACCTGGATTCCGATGCTTCGGAGCGATTCCTTCAAGCGTCCTTCGGACAGACGAAACTTTGTCCCGAGAACATTTCTCGCGACTTCCCGCGCCTCCTTCGCTTTCAGCTTGCTCCTTGAAGACGCCAAGCCTCCGAGCTTGCCGATGGCCCTCATGTCCTGGGAATCTGCCATACATCAGTCGTTCCTCAACTCCTTCCACCAGCGCAGAAAATCGGGCCAGTAAACGGTCATGCGTCCGCGCTTGCAGCTTCTTCTCACGGGCATACCGCGGGTATGCACCCAGTCATAGACAGTGAAGTGGTTGAAGCCGATTTTGTCGGCCACCTCCTTTATCGTGAAGTAGCCCGGTTTAGGCGTGATTAGGTCTTTGTTTAAGATTTTGTTCCCCATACAAAGTTTTTCCTATGTTGTGGATATGGCTATCACGGATTTCGAGGGATTGAGAAAAAGGTTTGACGCTCTAAAGAAGCTGAACGAAAAGACCATTCTATCGGGCTGGATAGATGGAAACGGGACTGCACGGAAAGCGAAGGAAAATCTCGATTACAGAAAAAAGACGGGAAAGCTGACTCCCGCATTGAGGGAACCCGCTTCCAATTCGTTGATAGCGAGAACGCTGAATTACGGCCGTAAGGAAGGGACGACGCTTGAGGGCGTCCACTACCCGGAAATTCCGGCAAGGCCCTTCCTGCGTTTTGCCATGGAACGGTTTCGCGCCATCATGCCGAAACTTGAACGCAAGTATCTCCCGCAGATAATCAACGGCGAAATGACCGTCCAGACGATGTGCGAGGAACTGGGGATGCGCTTGAAGGACTGCATCACGCTCGCGATGCGCGACAGCGAAAAGTACGAGCCGCTGCGCGATGCTACCGTGCAGGCGAGAATCAGGCAAGGACGGCCCAGTGCTACTCCGCTTATCGACACGCATCAGCTTATAGACTCCGTGACATTTGAGGTCAAGTGAGTTTTGAAGGCGCCGCTTGAGAAAAGCGTACGCGTGACCATGTTGCAGTTCTTTGCGCCCCTTGCCGTGACGCAGGCGTGTTTCGCCTCGATGCGAACTTCTACGTCCTTGCTTCCAGTCGCGAGCATAATTACCTCGGCAATGTCGCTGCCGATTTTCTCCTGGAGCTGCAAACGCTTTCCCACCATTTCGGAAATCCTCGCGAACTTGGAGAGTCCGAGAACTTTCCCGTGCGGGATATAGCGGATTGAAACCTTCATGTCGTACATGAGGGCAAGATGGTGTTCGCAGTGGCTGAAAATCGTTATGTCGTCAACGGAAACGATTTGACCGTCCGCATCCTGCTTGAAACACTTGCCGAACTTCTTCGCGAGCTGTGCGTTCGTGTAGTTCTGGCCTTCGAACATTTCGGCGTAGTATTTCGCGACACGGCGCGGCGTGTCCCTTAAACCTTCGCGGTCGGGGTTGTCGTTCAGCGCCTCAAGAAGCTGCCGTACAAGCTGTTCAATCTTCTTCGTCTTTATCATATTGCGCCAGGTTCCCCTCGCTTTCCTGAATAACGACCTTGTGGCAGAACGGCACCTGGTCGCAAATCCATTTCGCCATGTTTTCGGCTGTCGGGTTAAAATCCACCACGTCGTTGATGTAGGCGTGGTCGAGCTTTTCCATGATTATCTTCTTGATGTGCGTGAAGTCGATAACCATTCCGTCATTGTCGAGAGTCTTGCTCTTGCAGAAAATGGTCACAAGCCAGTTATGGCCGTGAAGGTTGCTGCACTTGCTCGGATAAGGGAGTTCCAGACGGTGCGCTCCCGAAATTTCCAGTCTCTTGCATACTCGATACATTGCTTTCTCCTATGGGAATGGGCAGGAAGAAACCCGCCCTTGAAACGAAACAGGCTACTCGATACCGATGAACTTGTGCCATTGAAGCGAGAGAAGCCAGCTGGGATTTTCCTGCACCAGCTTTATGCAGTGATAGAGGTTTTCCTTGACGAGGTTGTCCCCGTCGAAGCATGGGCTAAGGCACATGCGTTTCGCTGTCTTACACGGAGTAGGCAGCGGGTCGCCAGCCTTTATGACGAAACGTAGTTCGTCGATATTGTCCGGCTCGATGCGCGAAGTCTTGGGACTACAGACGATGTAGTCGATGCCCTGCGGAACCTTGTGCGTTCCGTTTGTCTCGATGGACTTGTACCAGCCATCAAAAGCCTTTATGAGTTCGTCGTCCAGCTGCAAGGTGGGTTCACCTCCGCAGAAGGAAACGCTCCTGCAATTTCCCGCGATGGAAAGACAGGTCTGAATAATCTGTTCGGCGGTCATTTCGTCGAAGGGTTCATGGTTTGTGTCGCAGAAGGGACACTTCATGTTGCATCCGCTGAAACGCACGAATACCTGCGGCGTTCCCACGCGCTTTCCTTCGCCCTGGATGCTAAAGAATATCTTGTTTATTCTGTAGATTTTCTGCATGGCTATTTGCCTCCCTGTGCCAAGGCGCGTTCACGCTGCTTGCAGCTGTCGCACTTGCCACAATGTGTCGAGCCGTTCTTGTAGCAGCTCCATGTGTTCCGTTCGTAGTCTATTCCCAGCTTGCGGCCAATCTTGACGATTTCTGCTTTGCTTACTGTCGAGAACGGGGCGTGAATCCTTACCTTGAAATTCGGGGACGTACCGACGTTTGCAGCTTTCTCGAACGACTTGATGAATGCGAGTGTGTCGTCGTAATACTGGCCGCTTGCAAGCCCGTTGAAGCCACCGTAAATGTCGTTTATGCCGTTGACCTCCGCGAACATGACCGCGTAGGAAAGCAGGATGCCGTTTCTGAACTCCACATAGCTTGTGGGAGTCGCGGAATCAATCTGCTCGAAGCTGCGGTTTTCGCTTATCCTGGACTTGGAAATGAGAGAACACTTGCTTCCCGTAAATCCGAGGTCGATGGAAACGATTTTGTAGGGCTGTTTCAGCCGCTTCGCGTTGGATGCCGCCACCGCGATTTCCTTGTGCAGACTCTGCTTGTAGTCGAAGATAAGGCAGAAAACCTTCTTGCCCTGCTTCGTCAGCTGTTCCAGAACAGTCGTGCTGTCGATGCCGCCCGAAAGCAGCAGGAT
It encodes the following:
- a CDS encoding anti-CBASS protein Acb1 family protein; this translates as METAKIRDGAYGNFVTGMGRRDTDKTENTFVNPYAGTDIVELARIKVQDGIAARIVECVPETAFKEPVTITGDSSGKVFKEASAVGLFEALQLAGEYQRLTGGALIVSEYENEYDIEQLKRPAPSNRKISQYRVYSAGKVEFQPTDFQGDTPKVYRVVLLDNKRIEIHPSRCTVIHGKIVPDILQGTPIRERFFGMPALKACEQSLKNLANVIASIVNMATETGVMLFSLEGFNEMLSKPDCGIQDAQQLISLVKVSMSSFRGVFSGANDKFQILSHNFSGLPEVLQKAMNLVCADSRIPVSILFGQSATGLAQTNEGDSKAYAELVESWRSRYIYRPACSLIADLSERNCGIVCSEFEWGAVTTMSVKEKLEAMKMQAEMLNIYYQMGAIDEQSIREGIFKNGHSWDISVKD
- the terL gene encoding phage terminase large subunit, giving the protein MTPQIEQLARTNLLAFVKATMPNYSIGWVHREICARLMRFYTDVMERKSPRLILTMPPRHGKSQLVSKHFPAWCFGVNPDISFMACSYSDGLSRRVNKDVQRIMESNEYHRIFPRTTLPPRGSKYTRSTNLIEIPNRKGSFRSTGIGGSITGMGCEILGIDDPLKDRQEANSITIRDRIWDWYTSTAYTRLSPGGGVLVTLTRWHEDDLAGRLLNAMKQGDGDQWTVINYPAIAEKDEPHRKIGEALHPERYPLEMLEKIRINVGSYDWNALYQQHPAPVGGSIIKREWLQQYEILPKVFDKIIQSWDFTFTDSASSDNVAGTVWGKVGARFYLIDCVCAKMDFVSSIRAFQRMSEKHPKAIRKIIEDKANGPAIISALRNKISGIVPFTPQGSKEARAFAVSPLFEAGNVYIPKQDAEHPWVRDYIDELVSFPSAPHDDRVDSTTQALNYLATGMGTGLISFI
- the folE gene encoding GTP cyclohydrolase I; amino-acid sequence: MKTKKIEQLVRQLLEALNDNPDREGLRDTPRRVAKYYAEMFEGQNYTNAQLAKKFGKCFKQDADGQIVSVDDITIFSHCEHHLALMYDMKVSIRYIPHGKVLGLSKFARISEMVGKRLQLQEKIGSDIAEVIMLATGSKDVEVRIEAKHACVTARGAKNCNMVTRTLFSSGAFKTHLTSNVTESIS
- the queD gene encoding 6-carboxytetrahydropterin synthase QueD, encoding MYRVCKRLEISGAHRLELPYPSKCSNLHGHNWLVTIFCKSKTLDNDGMVIDFTHIKKIIMEKLDHAYINDVVDFNPTAENMAKWICDQVPFCHKVVIQESEGNLAQYDKDEED
- a CDS encoding 7-carboxy-7-deazaguanine synthase QueE yields the protein MQKIYRINKIFFSIQGEGKRVGTPQVFVRFSGCNMKCPFCDTNHEPFDEMTAEQIIQTCLSIAGNCRSVSFCGGEPTLQLDDELIKAFDGWYKSIETNGTHKVPQGIDYIVCSPKTSRIEPDNIDELRFVIKAGDPLPTPCKTAKRMCLSPCFDGDNLVKENLYHCIKLVQENPSWLLSLQWHKFIGIE
- the queC gene encoding 7-cyano-7-deazaguanine synthase QueC, yielding MQKSRCDAILLLSGGIDSTTVLEQLTKQGKKVFCLIFDYKQSLHKEIAVAASNAKRLKQPYKIVSIDLGFTGSKCSLISKSRISENRSFEQIDSATPTSYVEFRNGILLSYAVMFAEVNGINDIYGGFNGLASGQYYDDTLAFIKSFEKAANVGTSPNFKVRIHAPFSTVSKAEIVKIGRKLGIDYERNTWSCYKNGSTHCGKCDSCKQRERALAQGGK